CCGGAGAATGCTCCGGCGCTGATCAACCTCGGCATTTATTTCTACAACCAGGAGGATTTCGGCCGCGCCGCCGCCTACTTCGGCAAAGCCGCCGAGGCCGACCCCGAGAGTGCCGTGGCCTACTTCAACCTCAGCCAGGCGTTCAGCTCCGGGTACCTCTATGACGATTCGCGCAGGGCCCTGCAGCAGGCCCAACAGCTGAAGAGCAAAGAGGTCGGCCAGTGGATCCAAGAGGCGGTGGCGGTGGAGGTGCGGCCGGTGGATGGTGGAGTGGCCCGGTTGGCGGAGATCAAGGACGCTATGGGCAGCGAGCAAGGCGCCACCGAGAGCGGGGTCAAGGGCAGAGTGCTGCGTCACGGCCTGACCCTCTTCGTCGCCGTCGGCGTGTTGTTGATGGCGGCGGCCTTGTACCTGGCTCGCCGGGGCGGTGGGCTCAGCACTCCGTCCTCCGGACCCCGCAACGGTGGAGATACCGGCGATCTCCTGCTGCGGGTGTTGATCCCGGGGCTGCCGTCGGCACGGGAAGGCTCGGGGGCCGTGGCCTATCTGGCTTGGGTGCCGCCGGTGGCGTTGCTCTTGCTGCCGTTCTCCACCACCTGGGGCTACGCCGTCCCGTGGGGCTTCGACCCCGGCGGCATGCTCACCAAGCTGATCGCCACCGTCGGGTTGGTGGTCTTCCTCCTGCTCCGGCTGGTGCAGCAGAATCGGGGCGGCTGATGAGGAGGGTGGCATGAGCGTCGAAGGCAGTCTGGACCTCTTCCAGCTCCACGAGATTCTGCAGACGGTGGCGCACCAGCAGCGCACCGGCATCCTCACCGTCCAGGGGCAGGACGACATCGTCGCCATCTCCTTCCTCAAGGGCAAGGTGGTGGCCGCCGACTCCCTCAACCAGACCGGCGACGAAGGGCTGCAAAAGGTCTTGGTGCGGGAAGGGCTGGTCGAGGAAGGACCGCTGCGGGAAGCGGTCGCTCTGAGCGAGAGTCGCGGCACCCGGTTGCAGGACGTCCTGGTAGAGCAGGGGTTGGTGGAGCGTGCGGGCCTGCTGTCGGCCCTGCGGCTGCAATACCAGGAGCTGATGGCGGAGCTCCTGCACTGGCGTCAGGGCGAGTTCAAGTTCTACGCCAACGACGAGGTGGCCTTCGAGGACGGTCTGCAGCCCATCGTGATCCAGGATCTCCTGCTGCGGTATTACGAGCCGGACGAGCCCGAACCCGAGGCCCCCGCGCCGCCGCCGGGGGCGGTGGCGGTGACCGCTGAAGAGGGCGACGTGCCGCGGGATGCGGTGCTCGAGCGGATCTCGGTGAACAAGCCCATCAAGGTACGGGCTGCCGGAGGAGAGGGAGGCAGCGATGACGAAGGGTTCATCGTCCTCTCGCCGCTGGAGCAGCAGATTCTCGGGCGCATCAACGGCTCCCGCAGCATCGCCGATCTGGCGGTGGACTGCGGTCTCGAGGCCCAATGGGTTCAAGGGGCGGTGGATCACCTGCAGAGGCTGGGCTTGGTCCGGCCGCGGTCGGGGCCGGCGGCGGACGACCTGGTGGTGGCGGAGGAGCCGGAGCTACCCGGACCGGCGGCGTCCCCGGTGGCCACCGGCTCCGGCGAGGTGGACTTGCTCCTGGTGGACGAGGCCCTGGCGGACGAAGCGCCGGCGGAGCCGCGGTCCGGCCGCAAGCGCAAGATTCCCTTCGTCGGTGGGACCCCGGGGCGTGCTCCCGGCGCTCAGGCCGAGGGAGTGGTGGCCTGGGGAGCTCGGGTCCTGGCGGTGGTGGTGGCGGCGCTTCTGGCGGTGCAGCTCTTCCAGCAGCCTCAGCAGGCTCTGCTGCCCTTCCCGTGGCTCCAGGAGCAGCGTTTGGGCTTTATCGCCCAGCAGCGGCAGGCGGCTCATCTGACCATCGACGGTGCCGCCAAGACCTACTTCCTGATGAACGGCCGTTTCCCCGAGCAGCTGGACACGCTGGTGGAGGGCGGCTTGCTGCCTCGCGAGCTGGTCAACGATCCCCAGGGCTATCCGCTGCACTACCAGCCCGGAGCGGTGCAGTACCAGCTGCTGCCGCTGGATAGCGGCGAGACGCTGATGGAATTGAGCACCACCGAGGCCATTACCGACAACTTCCTCCTCGACCTCGACTTCTTCTCCATCCCCGGCAGCTCGCTGCAAAAGCCCCTGGTACTGCTGGACTGAGCTTCGCCCCTCGCTGGGGGGCGCGCGGCCGCACGACCTTCTCCCACCGAGACAGCCTTTCTCCCACCGAGGCAGTCTGGCCCTCTCCCACCGGGACAGTCTGGATGTCCCCGGAATTCGGGGCCGTTGGCCATCTCTCTGCGAAGTCTGCTGGTTTCTGGACACAAGATGGAGAAAATCCACCCGCCCGGGATTAAACTTGAGTGCGCTCATGTTAGATAGGGTGTACGGCGAGGTTGACAGTTCCCGACTAAAGTTTGTATGCTCGTCGTGCTGCCGAAGAAGATTCTCAAAGGAGGAGATATAGTGAGCAAAATCATTGGCATTGATCTCGGTACCACCAACAGCGTGGTTGCCGTGATGGAAGGTTCCGAGGCGAAGGTCATCCCCAACGCCGAGGGCAGCCGTACCACCCCCTCGGTGGTGGGCTTCGCCCAGAGCGGCGAGCGCCTCGTGGGTCAGGTCGCCAAGCGGCAGGCCGTGACCAATCCCGAAAACACCGTCTCGTCCGCCAAGCGCTTCATGGGGCGCCGGTACGACGAGGTCAACGAAGAAATGAAGATGGTCCCCTACAAGGTCGTCAAGGCCGACAACGGGGACGTGCGGATCTCGGTGGAGAGCAAGCAATACTCGCCGCCGGAGATCTCCGCCATGGTGCTCCAGAAGCTCAAGGAAGCGGCGGAGGACTATCTGGGACAGAAGGTGGAGAAGGCGGTGATCACCGTCCCCGCTTACTTCAACGACTCCCAGCGTCAGGCCACCAAGGACGCCGGCCGCATTGCCGGCCTGCAGGTGGAGCGCCTGGTCAACGAGCCGACGGCGGCGGCACTGGCCTACGGTCTGGACAAGAAGAAGGACCAGACCATCGCCGTCTACGACTTTGGCGGCGGTACCTTCGACATCTCCATTCTCGAGGTGGGCGAGGGCGTCGTCGAGGTGAAGTCCACCAACGGTGACACCCACCTGGGCGGTGACAACATCGACCAGAAGATCATCGAGTGGCTGCTGGCGGAGTTCAAGAAGGATCAGGGCATCGACCTGTCCTCCGACCCCATGGCGCTCCAGCGTCTCAAGGAGGCGGCGGAGAAGGCCAAGATCGAGCTCTCCACCACCCAGGACACGGACATCAACCTGCCCTTCATCACCGCCGGTGAGTCGGGCCCCAAGCACCTCAACCTGCGTCTCTCCCGCAGCAAGCTGGAGCAGTTGGTGGAAGATATCGTCCAGCGCTCCATCGATCCCTGCAAGCAGGCCCTCAAGGACGCCGGTCTCAAGCAGGCCGATGTCGACGAGGTGGTGCTGGTGGGTGGCCAGACCCGCATGCCGCTGATCCAGAAGGCCGTGGCCGACTTCTTCGGCAAGGAGCCCCACAAGGGCGTCAACCCGGACGAGGTCGTGGCCGTAGGCGCCGCCATTCAGGGTGGTGTGCTGGCCGGCGACGTCAAGGACGTGCTGCTGCTGGACGTCACTCCCCTGTCCCTGGGCATCGAGACCCTGGGCGGAGTGTTCACCCGGCTCATCGACCGCAACACCACCATCCCGGCGCGCAAATCGGAGACTTTCTCCACCGCCGCCGACAACCAGACCTCTGTGGAGGTCCACGTGCTCCAGGGCGAGCGCGAGATGGCGCGGGACAACCGCACCCTCGGCAAGTTCAACCTGGACGGCATCCCGCCGGCGCCCCGCGGCGTGCCGCAGATCGAGGTCGCCTTCGACATCGACGCCAACGGCATCGTCAACGTGTCCGCCAAGGATCTGGGCACCGGCAAGGAGCAGAAGATCACCATCACCTCGTCCAGCGGCCTCAACGAGGACGAGATCGAGCGCATGGTGAACGAGGCGGAAACCCACAGCGACGAGGACAAAGAGCGGCGCAAGAAGGTGGAAGCCCACAACCGCGTCGACAGCCTGGTCTACCAGACCCAGAAGACCTTGGACGAGAACAAGGAAAAGCTGGATGCCGAGTCCATCGGCAAGCTGGAGTCGGCGCTGGGTGACGCCCGCAAGGTGCTGGAGGACAGCGACAGCAGCCTGGAGGCCCTGGAGACTGCCGAGAAGACCCTGGTGGAGGCTTCCCACAAGCTCGCCGAAGCGGTCTATCAGCAGCCCGGAGCCGAGGCCGCCGGTGGCGACGCCGGTGCCGGACCCGAGGCCGAGGGCGGCGGCGACCAGGCGGAAGGTGACGATGTCATCGACGCCGAGTACGTCGAGTCCGACGGCACCAAGGGATGAGGCCCCTGTCGCCGGACCGCCGGACGCAGGCCGATGCCTGCGGCGGCGGTTCCGGTGACCTAGTCGCCCGATGACGAAGAGGGCCTACTGAAGAGAGGCTTCCATGGTAAGACGCAAGCAAGGGAAGGGCCGCCCCGTCGGCGTGATGATCAGCGCCGTGGCGGAGCAGTTCTCCATCCACCCCCAGACGCTACGCATGTACGAGCGCGAGGGGCTGATCACTCCCTTGCGGAGTGCCGGCAACACCCGCCTCTACGATGACGAGGCGATCCGCCGCATTGAGGTCATTCTCACCCTCACCCGCGAGCTCGGGGTCAACCTGGCCGGGGTCGAAGTGATTCTGAACATGCGCGAGCAGATGGAGCATCTCAACCAAGAAGTGGATCGGCTACTGCAGGTCGTCAAGCAGCAGATGATGGACCGCCGCGCCGGCATCGAGCGCCACCAGGCGCTGGTGCGGATTCGTGGCGGCCCCCTCGCCCGTTCCACCTCCAACGACGAGCGCTGACGGCCCAGCCTCGGGCTTTGCAGCCCGGGCCTGGCCACAGCGCTGATTTCTTCGCCCCCGCGGGCCTTTGCCGGAGATCCCGGCAGAGCCTCAGCGGGGGTTTTTGCTGCCCCGCTCCGTGCTAGCATCCCTTCCATGAACGAGACGGCAGCGCCCTTACCGCCCCGTCCCTCCGAGCCCTGTCCCGTGTGCGGGGGGCGTGGTTGGGTGGTGCATCCCGACGGCGGCGCCGGTGCCGCCCGGCGGTGCGAGTGCCAGAAGCGCGGCCGGGCCCAGCGCCTGCTCAACGCCGCCGGCATTCCCGGCCGCTATCGCAAATGCCGCCTCGAGGGCTTCAACACCTACCAGAGCCGTGCCGGAGCCCAGAATCAGTTGACCCGGGCCTTGGCGGACAGCCAGCGCTATGTCGAAGGCTTCCTACGCCCTGACGGTAACTTCACCCGCACCGGCCTGCTCTTCATCGGTCCGCCGGGGGTGGGCAAGACCCACTTGGCGGTGTCGGTGCTGGTAGAGCTCATCACCACCTACCAGGTCGCCGGGCGCTTCGTCGACTTCACCTCGTTGATCCACCAGATCCAGAGCAGCTTCGATCCCAAGAGCCCGGAATCCAAGCGCGAGATCCTCGACCCGGTGGTGCAGGCGCCGCTGTTGGTGCTCGACGAGCTCGGGGCCCAAAAGCCTACTCCTTGGGTGCAGGACATTCTCTACCTGCTGATCAATAGCCGCTACAACGAGCGCCTGCCCACCCTCTTCACCACCAACTACACCCTCGACGAGCCCGAGCCCCCCGCCCGCAGCGGCCGCGCCGAGAAGACGCTGGATCGCGGTGCGGACCGCACCGATGGCCCCACGCCCCTCTCCCGCCGCATCGAAGCGCGCCTGGTCAGCCGGCTGTGCGAGATGGCCCGGCCGGTGCGCCTGGGAGCGGTGGAGGACTTCCGCCGTGAGGTCCAGATGCAGCGGCTGCGCGTCTGAAACATCACCGCCGTGCGCTTGCGACCTCCTTCCGCCGGATCTCTGCGCCTCATCGCCTGCGTCCTCGCGCTAGCGTGGGTGGCGGCTTGTAGTCAGGCGCCGGCACCGCGCACTCCTGCCGACGAACCACCCGCCACCGAGATCCCCTCCGCCCAGGTGGTGCCCCAGAAGAGCGCGCCGGCGAGCCCCGCCCCGTCGCCTACCCCGTCGACCACCCCATCGCCCGCCCAGCCGGAGGACACGGCGGCTCCCGACGAGCCCAAGCCCGTTCCGCCGGCGCCTCTGCCGTCGGCGTCCCCGTCTTCCGCTACCGCCGAGCCTGCACCGGAGCCACCACCAAAGGTCGACGTGCCGGCCCCACCGGTCGTCTTGGAGCCGGAGCCCTCGGCGGCACGGGTCATGACGGTACGAGTCGGCCTGGCCACCGATCTGGAATCGGTGCAGCTGCCCTGCTGCACCGGCAGCGTGGGCGCTCGCATTGGGGGCCGTCGGGTCGAGCTGGTTTCTCCCATCCGCATCGAGCCCGCCGCCGATGCCGCCGGTTCCGCCTACTTCCGGCTCCAGGTCTCGGCTCTCAAGGACGAAGTCCAGGCCCAGGCGCTGGCGCGGCGGCTGGCCAGCCGCTGGGGCTTGCCGGCGGACGCCCGTTTCGACGCCGCGGCGGATCTCTACAAGGTGCGCATCGGCCGCTTCGCCACCCGCGAGGAAGCGGAGCGTCAGGACCGCGCCCTGGAGGCCGGCGGTGTCGCCGGCGCCTGGGTGGTGACTGAGGGGGGCGGTCTGGAGCGACCGGCGCTGCGGGTCTTCCAAGGGCAGAACGAGTACCGCGAGGAGGGTCGCTGGCTGGCGGTGGAGGCCGAAGAAGCCGAGCAGAGCCAAGGTCGCGGATTCGAGCCTTCCGTGACCTTCGAGGGCCGCCGTTTCCGCGGCCGTCTGCTGATCTACCTCAACGACCGCGGGCGCCTCAACGTGATCAACGAGCTCTCCCTGGAGGACTATCTGCGCGGCGTCGTGCCCAAGGAGATGGGGCCGCTGGTCTACCCGGAGCTCGACGCCCTCAAGGCCCAGGCGGTGGCGGCGCGCACCTACACCGTGCGCAACCTGGGGGAATTCACCGCCGAGGGTTACGATCTCTGCGCCACTCCCCGCTGTCACGTCTACGGAGGTATGGACGCCGAGCATCCGGTCACCGACCGCGCCATCCGCGAGACCGCCGGCCAGATCGTGCTCTATCATCAGGAAACCGCCGACACCCTCTACACCGCCACCTGTGGCGGCCACACGGAGGATGTGGAGGCGATCTTCCCCACCCTGATCAATCGCCCCTACCTCCGGGCGGTGCGCTGCTCCGAGGCGGGAGCCCAGGCCCTCGCCGGCGGAGTGACCGGCGGCACACCCTTCCCCTCGGGTTTCACCCGCGTGCTGCTGCCGGTGGACCCGCAGCTGGACTCGCGCACCGCCCTCGAGAAGCGCCTGCGGGAGCTCGCCCATCTCGCCGGCCTGCCGGCGGCGGAAGATCGCTTGGCTTCGATCCAGCGCCAGGAAGTCCAGCGCTTCGTCGCCTCCATCTTCGACCTGGCCCTCGACGCGCAGCTCTTCGTCGATCCCCACGACATCCCCTACTTGCTCTCCAATCCTCCTGACAGCTGGGGCGAGCAGGCCCTGCGCCAGGCGGCCTACCTGGTGGCCAGCGGGCTCTTCGACGAGGATCTGGAAGGCGAGCTGGACGAGGCGGAGGTGGAGCGCATGCTGCTCCAGCTGGCGGTGATGCTGCACGTGGTGCGGGAGGAGCCGGCCGGTTTTCTGCGCCTCGATGGCCAGACGGTGGAGGTGCGGCAGGACGGCAAGGTCCGCGGCTATCCGCTGCCCGGCCAGCTGCCAGGCTTTCGCCAGCGCGAGGAACGCATCGTCGCCGGCGACCTCAGCCTGGTGCCCGGCGACCGGCTGCGGCTCTATCTGCGCGGGGATCGGCTTTTGGCCCTGGTGCAGGAGATGGATCCCGACGGCGTCGCCTACGACCGCCGCAGCAAGCGCCGGGCGTGGACCCGCTTCCACACCGACGGTGAGTTGGCGGAGAAGGTGGAGGAGCGCTACCCGGGCCTCGGCTTCCGCAACTTCGAGATCATCGAGCGCGGCGCCTCCGGCCGGGTGACCCGCCTCTCCCTCCTCGGCGCCGACGGCCGCCGGGTCGAGGTGGCGGGCCTGGCCATCCGCTGGACTCTGGGCCTGCCGGAAACCC
This region of Acidobacteriota bacterium genomic DNA includes:
- a CDS encoding ATP-binding protein — translated: MNETAAPLPPRPSEPCPVCGGRGWVVHPDGGAGAARRCECQKRGRAQRLLNAAGIPGRYRKCRLEGFNTYQSRAGAQNQLTRALADSQRYVEGFLRPDGNFTRTGLLFIGPPGVGKTHLAVSVLVELITTYQVAGRFVDFTSLIHQIQSSFDPKSPESKREILDPVVQAPLLVLDELGAQKPTPWVQDILYLLINSRYNERLPTLFTTNYTLDEPEPPARSGRAEKTLDRGADRTDGPTPLSRRIEARLVSRLCEMARPVRLGAVEDFRREVQMQRLRV
- a CDS encoding SpoIID/LytB domain-containing protein; translation: MTVRVGLATDLESVQLPCCTGSVGARIGGRRVELVSPIRIEPAADAAGSAYFRLQVSALKDEVQAQALARRLASRWGLPADARFDAAADLYKVRIGRFATREEAERQDRALEAGGVAGAWVVTEGGGLERPALRVFQGQNEYREEGRWLAVEAEEAEQSQGRGFEPSVTFEGRRFRGRLLIYLNDRGRLNVINELSLEDYLRGVVPKEMGPLVYPELDALKAQAVAARTYTVRNLGEFTAEGYDLCATPRCHVYGGMDAEHPVTDRAIRETAGQIVLYHQETADTLYTATCGGHTEDVEAIFPTLINRPYLRAVRCSEAGAQALAGGVTGGTPFPSGFTRVLLPVDPQLDSRTALEKRLRELAHLAGLPAAEDRLASIQRQEVQRFVASIFDLALDAQLFVDPHDIPYLLSNPPDSWGEQALRQAAYLVASGLFDEDLEGELDEAEVERMLLQLAVMLHVVREEPAGFLRLDGQTVEVRQDGKVRGYPLPGQLPGFRQREERIVAGDLSLVPGDRLRLYLRGDRLLALVQEMDPDGVAYDRRSKRRAWTRFHTDGELAEKVEERYPGLGFRNFEIIERGASGRVTRLSLLGADGRRVEVAGLAIRWTLGLPETLFTATRLRPKDGPAGWLFKGRGWGHGVGMCQEGAYGMALRGYTYRQILAHYYTGTHLGQLDPATLATAASVAGR
- the dnaK gene encoding molecular chaperone DnaK produces the protein MSKIIGIDLGTTNSVVAVMEGSEAKVIPNAEGSRTTPSVVGFAQSGERLVGQVAKRQAVTNPENTVSSAKRFMGRRYDEVNEEMKMVPYKVVKADNGDVRISVESKQYSPPEISAMVLQKLKEAAEDYLGQKVEKAVITVPAYFNDSQRQATKDAGRIAGLQVERLVNEPTAAALAYGLDKKKDQTIAVYDFGGGTFDISILEVGEGVVEVKSTNGDTHLGGDNIDQKIIEWLLAEFKKDQGIDLSSDPMALQRLKEAAEKAKIELSTTQDTDINLPFITAGESGPKHLNLRLSRSKLEQLVEDIVQRSIDPCKQALKDAGLKQADVDEVVLVGGQTRMPLIQKAVADFFGKEPHKGVNPDEVVAVGAAIQGGVLAGDVKDVLLLDVTPLSLGIETLGGVFTRLIDRNTTIPARKSETFSTAADNQTSVEVHVLQGEREMARDNRTLGKFNLDGIPPAPRGVPQIEVAFDIDANGIVNVSAKDLGTGKEQKITITSSSGLNEDEIERMVNEAETHSDEDKERRKKVEAHNRVDSLVYQTQKTLDENKEKLDAESIGKLESALGDARKVLEDSDSSLEALETAEKTLVEASHKLAEAVYQQPGAEAAGGDAGAGPEAEGGGDQAEGDDVIDAEYVESDGTKG
- a CDS encoding DUF4388 domain-containing protein translates to MSVEGSLDLFQLHEILQTVAHQQRTGILTVQGQDDIVAISFLKGKVVAADSLNQTGDEGLQKVLVREGLVEEGPLREAVALSESRGTRLQDVLVEQGLVERAGLLSALRLQYQELMAELLHWRQGEFKFYANDEVAFEDGLQPIVIQDLLLRYYEPDEPEPEAPAPPPGAVAVTAEEGDVPRDAVLERISVNKPIKVRAAGGEGGSDDEGFIVLSPLEQQILGRINGSRSIADLAVDCGLEAQWVQGAVDHLQRLGLVRPRSGPAADDLVVAEEPELPGPAASPVATGSGEVDLLLVDEALADEAPAEPRSGRKRKIPFVGGTPGRAPGAQAEGVVAWGARVLAVVVAALLAVQLFQQPQQALLPFPWLQEQRLGFIAQQRQAAHLTIDGAAKTYFLMNGRFPEQLDTLVEGGLLPRELVNDPQGYPLHYQPGAVQYQLLPLDSGETLMELSTTEAITDNFLLDLDFFSIPGSSLQKPLVLLD
- a CDS encoding MerR family transcriptional regulator, which codes for MVRRKQGKGRPVGVMISAVAEQFSIHPQTLRMYEREGLITPLRSAGNTRLYDDEAIRRIEVILTLTRELGVNLAGVEVILNMREQMEHLNQEVDRLLQVVKQQMMDRRAGIERHQALVRIRGGPLARSTSNDER
- a CDS encoding tetratricopeptide repeat protein, whose product is LPFGVTRLRLVWVVLLWAYCSLGERLVLILVLLLVGSVPFLLPVQRQQVALALSPPVRAVTAVEESRLYGRLFSDFSVLGRVQGDNPAVHHLLADLHRRLGQWELARSSYLDLVEREPENAPALINLGIYFYNQEDFGRAAAYFGKAAEADPESAVAYFNLSQAFSSGYLYDDSRRALQQAQQLKSKEVGQWIQEAVAVEVRPVDGGVARLAEIKDAMGSEQGATESGVKGRVLRHGLTLFVAVGVLLMAAALYLARRGGGLSTPSSGPRNGGDTGDLLLRVLIPGLPSAREGSGAVAYLAWVPPVALLLLPFSTTWGYAVPWGFDPGGMLTKLIATVGLVVFLLLRLVQQNRGG